The Desulfomicrobium orale DSM 12838 genome includes a window with the following:
- the dksA gene encoding RNA polymerase-binding protein DksA — protein sequence MEAKDLEFFREYLTQMIDDIQRQGEATIEDMSENVEYYSDPADRASAESDRTFTLRLRDRDRKLVKKINEALDRIDDGSFGVCEDCGGDIGIPRLKARPVTTLCIECKSRREEEERLRGD from the coding sequence ATGGAAGCCAAAGACCTTGAGTTCTTCAGAGAATACCTCACACAGATGATCGACGATATTCAGCGGCAAGGCGAGGCGACCATCGAAGATATGTCGGAAAATGTGGAGTATTACTCCGACCCCGCCGACAGAGCTTCCGCCGAGTCGGACCGGACCTTCACCCTGCGCCTGCGGGACCGGGACAGGAAACTGGTCAAGAAAATCAACGAGGCACTGGACAGGATAGACGATGGTTCTTTCGGCGTGTGCGAAGACTGCGGGGGAGACATCGGCATTCCGCGCCTCAAGGCCCGGCCTGTGACGACGCTGTGCATCGAATGCAAAAGCCGCCGGGAAGAGGAAGAACGGCTGCGCGGCGACTAG
- a CDS encoding phage holin family protein: protein MPPSSHHWRFFRIGGFDQVRLETAQDLLHLDELDQKLWAALSCPVHGLEFDPRTLTMLDTDDDGRVRVPEVLEAVRWTASALKNMDGLIAGHSYLSLADIDDSHPEGRALLASARHILKYLDKPDAMRITIEDLDSTQELLQNSLLNGDGVVIPASADNPELKILIEEVMSTMGTVMDRSGQEGISSEQAAAFFDEAAQYVAWRHEARLRAESVLPFGDNTPAAAEAFFALRPKIDDFFTRCGLAAFDSRAEEPLNPSLGTYETLAAQELGTTDDLARFPLAKVKMTRTLPLKTGLNPAWEALMGVLREMALIPMFGDEEYLGIEQWQQVKAAFADHEAWLAEKAGTRVEGIGLERLQSILSSPARMELEALIARDLELSEQVDSFDKVARLTYFTRDLMILLNNFVTFYDFYSQKRKAIFQAGTLYLDGRACELCVRVDDMDAHQVLATLSRTYLVYCQCRRRNSEEQMTIAAAFTNGDSDNLMVGRNGIFYDRNGNDWDATIIKLIEHPISVRQAFWSPYKRAGRMIGEQIEKFAAAKDKAVEESAGAKVATLGAPAAEPGKAPAPFDVGKFAGIFAAIGLALGAIGTALAAVLSGFLSLALWQMPLAVGGILLVISGPSMLIAYMKLRQRNLGPILDAGGWAVNSKAKINIPFGTTLTKVAALPPGAERSLRDPFAEKRTPWKRWVALIILIVILSLAWDKGYIQQLSEKLKSSVQTQEPAPQPEEKPAQPAAEKAAPEPATPAAPEEKPAAQ from the coding sequence ATGCCCCCTTCCTCTCATCATTGGCGTTTTTTCCGCATTGGCGGATTTGACCAGGTCAGGCTCGAAACGGCCCAGGATCTGCTTCACCTGGACGAGCTGGACCAGAAACTCTGGGCGGCCCTGAGCTGTCCGGTTCACGGCCTGGAATTCGATCCGCGCACTCTGACCATGCTCGACACTGACGACGACGGCCGTGTCCGGGTTCCCGAAGTTCTGGAAGCCGTAAGATGGACCGCCTCCGCGCTCAAAAACATGGACGGCCTCATTGCCGGACATTCCTATCTGTCTCTGGCCGACATCGACGACTCCCATCCCGAAGGCCGCGCCCTGCTGGCTTCGGCCCGCCATATCCTGAAGTATCTGGACAAACCCGACGCCATGCGGATCACCATCGAGGACTTGGACAGCACACAGGAGCTTCTCCAGAACTCCCTGCTGAATGGAGATGGCGTGGTCATTCCGGCCAGCGCGGACAATCCCGAGCTGAAAATCCTGATCGAGGAAGTGATGTCCACCATGGGTACGGTCATGGACCGCAGCGGACAGGAAGGCATTTCCTCGGAGCAGGCCGCCGCGTTTTTCGATGAAGCCGCCCAATATGTTGCGTGGCGGCATGAAGCCCGGCTCAGGGCTGAAAGCGTTCTGCCCTTCGGAGACAACACTCCGGCTGCGGCCGAAGCATTTTTCGCCCTGCGCCCCAAAATCGACGACTTTTTCACCCGTTGCGGACTGGCCGCTTTCGATTCCAGAGCCGAAGAGCCGCTCAACCCGTCTCTGGGCACATACGAAACCCTGGCGGCTCAGGAGCTTGGAACCACTGACGATCTGGCCCGCTTCCCGCTGGCCAAGGTCAAGATGACCCGGACCCTGCCCCTGAAAACCGGACTGAACCCCGCCTGGGAAGCCCTCATGGGCGTTCTGAGAGAAATGGCGCTCATCCCCATGTTCGGCGATGAGGAATATCTGGGTATCGAACAGTGGCAACAGGTCAAGGCGGCTTTCGCCGACCACGAGGCCTGGCTGGCGGAAAAAGCCGGAACCAGAGTGGAAGGGATCGGACTGGAGCGCCTGCAATCCATTCTTTCCAGCCCGGCCCGCATGGAGCTGGAAGCCCTCATTGCCAGGGATCTGGAGCTGAGCGAACAGGTGGACAGCTTCGACAAGGTGGCCCGGCTGACCTACTTCACCCGCGACCTGATGATCCTCCTGAACAATTTCGTCACATTCTACGACTTCTACTCGCAGAAGCGCAAAGCCATCTTCCAGGCGGGGACCCTGTATCTGGACGGCCGGGCCTGCGAACTGTGCGTACGGGTGGACGACATGGATGCGCACCAGGTTCTGGCCACTCTGAGCCGGACGTACCTGGTTTACTGCCAATGCCGGAGACGCAACAGCGAGGAGCAGATGACCATCGCCGCGGCCTTCACCAACGGCGACTCCGACAACCTGATGGTGGGCCGCAACGGCATCTTCTACGACAGAAACGGCAATGACTGGGATGCCACCATCATCAAACTCATCGAACATCCCATCAGCGTGCGACAGGCGTTCTGGTCGCCATACAAACGAGCGGGCCGCATGATCGGCGAACAGATCGAAAAATTCGCCGCGGCCAAGGACAAGGCGGTGGAGGAAAGCGCCGGTGCCAAGGTGGCGACCCTGGGCGCTCCGGCAGCCGAACCGGGCAAGGCTCCCGCGCCCTTCGATGTGGGCAAGTTCGCCGGTATTTTCGCCGCCATCGGCCTCGCTCTGGGGGCGATCGGCACGGCCCTGGCCGCCGTACTGAGCGGATTTCTCTCCCTGGCGCTGTGGCAGATGCCGCTGGCCGTAGGAGGAATACTGCTGGTCATTTCCGGGCCGTCCATGCTCATCGCCTACATGAAGCTGCGGCAGCGGAACCTAGGCCCCATTCTCGATGCCGGAGGATGGGCCGTGAACAGCAAGGCCAAAATCAATATTCCTTTTGGAACCACGTTGACCAAGGTGGCCGCACTGCCTCCGGGGGCCGAACGTTCCCTGCGCGATCCCTTCGCCGAAAAGAGAACGCCCTGGAAGCGCTGGGTGGCGCTGATCATCCTGATCGTGATCCTGAGTCTGGCCTGGGACAAGGGATATATCCAGCAGTTGAGCGAGAAGCTGAAGTCATCCGTACAGACTCAGGAACCGGCTCCCCAGCCCGAGGAAAAGCCCGCGCAGCCGGCTGCGGAAAAGGCAGCTCCCGAACCCGCCACACCGGCCGCTCCGGAGGAAAAACCAGCTGCACAGTAA
- a CDS encoding transglutaminase TgpA family protein, whose translation MNGITGCDRGRFRAVLAAAAIAFAPHLFHISPFVSVFLFSAWGYALGMQFRSWPTPPRWLLVVLALYCLGMVFSAYGRSFGEDAGVTLLMLMLGLKAVESKSLRDVLALSFLSYFVVVTNVLYSESLPMTAYMFFSVAAVTGALAYLHSGDVSPCPALRRGMKILLQALPLAIFLFIFFPRLQGVLWGVYNDRGKGVSGFSDTLDPGSVSDLALSGEVAFRVDFAGPVPPVETLYWRGQVLDSFDGRVWSRKRPFRPVESVPGNKGSEYTVTLEPHSGKWIFALDLPAPVSRRGITLGEGQVLEAQIPLRFRVRYTMAVAPGPDRSAPPGAWAVKLPGGNPRSRDLARQWAGKPAREAVGAFLRLLREGGFSYTLSPGATGENDIVDHFLFASRTGYCEHYASAMAFVMRAAGVPARIVVGYQGGEVNPMGGYLLVRQSEAHAWVEVWMDGGWERVDPTSVIAPQRLTGGSGQFAPRAEGLLPAGGVKMFSRVFRFFRLGWDAANNSWNQWMLGFNYERQRGLWERLGLSSGGMGRVIAAVALGFGIFLSAVTWNSLRRPAFRRDRARELYLRFLAACAALGVPAHRSDGPLTHLARFTARHPHLAEAAEPVVREYVALRYAGAERGEDQLEELVRAFTRRK comes from the coding sequence CTGTTCCACATTTCTCCGTTCGTCAGCGTATTTCTCTTTTCGGCCTGGGGCTATGCACTGGGCATGCAGTTCCGCTCCTGGCCCACGCCGCCCAGATGGCTGCTGGTCGTGCTGGCCCTGTATTGTCTGGGTATGGTGTTCAGCGCATACGGGCGGTCTTTCGGCGAGGACGCGGGTGTGACCCTGCTTATGCTCATGCTCGGGCTCAAGGCGGTGGAGAGCAAATCTCTGCGGGATGTGCTGGCCCTTTCCTTTTTGTCCTATTTCGTGGTGGTGACCAACGTACTTTACTCCGAGTCACTGCCCATGACCGCCTACATGTTCTTCTCCGTGGCGGCCGTTACCGGAGCCCTGGCCTATCTGCATTCCGGAGACGTCTCGCCCTGCCCGGCCCTGCGCCGCGGCATGAAGATACTGCTTCAGGCCCTGCCTCTGGCCATCTTTCTTTTCATCTTTTTCCCGCGTCTTCAGGGTGTGCTGTGGGGAGTTTACAACGACAGGGGCAAGGGGGTGAGCGGCTTCAGCGACACGCTGGATCCCGGTTCCGTGAGCGATCTGGCCCTGTCCGGCGAAGTGGCCTTCCGGGTGGACTTTGCGGGTCCCGTGCCGCCTGTGGAAACCCTGTACTGGCGCGGCCAGGTGCTGGACAGTTTTGATGGCCGGGTGTGGTCGCGGAAACGGCCTTTCCGGCCGGTGGAGTCCGTACCCGGAAACAAGGGAAGCGAGTACACGGTCACCCTTGAGCCGCACAGCGGGAAATGGATTTTCGCTCTGGACCTGCCTGCGCCCGTTTCCCGCCGGGGCATCACGCTCGGCGAAGGCCAGGTGCTGGAGGCCCAGATCCCTCTGCGGTTCAGGGTGCGTTACACCATGGCTGTGGCACCCGGACCGGACCGTTCGGCGCCGCCCGGAGCGTGGGCCGTGAAACTGCCCGGCGGCAATCCGCGCAGCCGGGATCTGGCCCGGCAGTGGGCCGGAAAACCGGCGCGGGAAGCCGTCGGGGCATTTCTGCGTCTGCTGCGTGAGGGGGGCTTTTCCTACACCCTGAGCCCCGGAGCGACGGGAGAAAACGACATCGTCGATCATTTTCTTTTCGCGTCCCGCACAGGGTACTGCGAGCACTACGCCTCGGCCATGGCCTTTGTGATGCGCGCGGCGGGCGTACCGGCCCGCATCGTGGTGGGGTATCAGGGTGGCGAGGTCAATCCCATGGGCGGGTACCTGCTGGTCCGCCAGTCCGAGGCCCATGCGTGGGTCGAGGTATGGATGGATGGCGGCTGGGAACGGGTGGACCCCACCTCCGTCATCGCGCCGCAGCGCCTGACCGGCGGGTCCGGACAGTTTGCACCCCGGGCGGAGGGTTTGCTCCCGGCCGGAGGCGTGAAGATGTTTTCCCGTGTGTTCCGTTTTTTCCGTCTGGGGTGGGACGCGGCCAACAACTCCTGGAATCAGTGGATGCTCGGATTCAACTACGAGCGGCAGCGCGGCCTGTGGGAACGGCTGGGTCTTTCTTCCGGCGGCATGGGACGCGTGATTGCAGCCGTGGCTCTGGGATTCGGAATTTTTCTGTCCGCTGTGACCTGGAATTCTCTGCGGCGTCCGGCCTTCAGGCGGGACAGAGCGCGGGAGCTGTATCTGCGATTTCTGGCCGCGTGCGCTGCTCTGGGTGTACCGGCACATCGAAGCGACGGTCCGTTGACTCATCTGGCCCGCTTTACGGCGCGGCATCCTCATCTGGCTGAAGCGGCGGAACCTGTGGTGCGGGAATATGTGGCCCTGCGCTATGCCGGAGCGGAGCGCGGTGAGGACCAACTGGAGGAGCTGGTGCGGGCTTTTACGCGGAGGAAGTGA